In Cyanobium sp. ATX 6F1, the following proteins share a genomic window:
- the recA gene encoding recombinase RecA, translated as MPADFPKTTSARAGDARGPEAKAAEARAGERDKALGLVLNQIERNFGKGSIMRLGDASRMRVETFSTGALTLDLALGGGYPKGRVVEVYGPESSGKTTLTLHAIAEVQKRGGVAAFVDAEHALDPVYAAALGVDIENLLVSQPDTGEMALEIVDQLVRSAAVDIVVVDSVAALTPRAEIEGEMGDLSVGGQARLMSQAMRKITGNIGKSGCTVIFLNQLRQKIGVTYGNPETTTGGNALKFYASVRLDIRRIQTLKRGTEEYGIRAKVKVAKNKVAPPFRIAEFDILFGRGISILGCLLDLAEETGVVVRKGAWYSYEGDNIGQGRDNTIGWLEQNPEQKEVIEALLRRKLTEGADVTANSMKPLAAAAAKLAAMPVPEDDEELLAQAG; from the coding sequence ATGCCTGCTGATTTCCCCAAGACCACCTCCGCCCGGGCCGGAGACGCCAGAGGGCCTGAGGCCAAGGCCGCCGAGGCCCGAGCCGGCGAGCGCGACAAGGCACTGGGTCTGGTGCTCAACCAGATCGAGCGCAATTTCGGCAAGGGCTCGATCATGCGTCTGGGGGATGCCTCCCGCATGCGGGTGGAAACCTTCTCCACCGGTGCCCTCACCCTCGATCTGGCCCTGGGTGGTGGCTATCCCAAGGGCCGGGTGGTGGAGGTCTATGGCCCGGAAAGCTCCGGCAAGACCACCCTCACCCTCCACGCCATCGCCGAAGTGCAGAAGCGCGGCGGTGTAGCCGCCTTCGTGGATGCGGAGCACGCCCTGGATCCGGTCTATGCCGCCGCCCTGGGCGTCGACATTGAGAACCTGTTGGTGTCCCAGCCGGACACCGGTGAAATGGCTCTGGAGATTGTCGACCAGCTGGTGCGCTCCGCCGCCGTCGACATCGTCGTGGTCGACTCGGTGGCAGCCCTCACCCCCCGGGCGGAGATCGAAGGGGAGATGGGGGATCTGTCGGTGGGCGGCCAGGCCCGGCTGATGAGCCAGGCGATGCGCAAGATCACCGGCAATATCGGCAAATCCGGTTGCACCGTGATCTTCCTCAACCAGCTGCGCCAGAAGATCGGCGTCACCTACGGCAACCCTGAGACCACCACCGGCGGCAACGCCCTCAAGTTCTACGCCTCGGTGCGCCTCGACATCCGCCGCATCCAGACCCTCAAACGTGGCACCGAGGAATACGGCATCCGCGCCAAGGTGAAGGTGGCCAAGAACAAGGTGGCGCCCCCCTTCCGCATCGCCGAGTTCGACATCCTGTTCGGCCGCGGCATCAGCATCCTGGGCTGCCTGCTCGATCTGGCCGAGGAAACTGGCGTGGTGGTGCGCAAGGGTGCCTGGTACAGCTACGAGGGCGACAACATCGGCCAAGGCCGCGACAACACCATCGGCTGGCTGGAGCAGAACCCCGAGCAGAAGGAGGTGATCGAAGCCCTGTTGCGCCGCAAGCTCACCGAAGGGGCGGACGTCACCGCCAACTCGATGAAGCCCTTGGCGGCGGCCGCCGCCAAGCTGGCCGCCATGCCCGTGCCGGAGGATGATGAGGAGCTGCTGGCCCAGGCCGGTTAA
- a CDS encoding HAD family hydrolase, whose protein sequence is MTPAHPRSGPLLVFDFDGVLVDGMSEYWWSACRAACELDPELAVSEQAPPAFVRLRPLIHKGWEMVLVAAELACPGFDLELALGSYDRWLSGALARRGWEPERLQAALERVRRSAIAADRGAWLALHRPFPGLAERLGALAAEGADWLVLTTKGAAFARELLEGFGMEPLQVFGHEHGSKPEVLLRLSASGRPLWFIEDRRPTLEAVRATPGLERVRCFLVSWGYLGPGDRQDLPEGIALLEPERLAAPLAAWP, encoded by the coding sequence GTGACCCCAGCTCACCCCCGGAGCGGCCCACTGCTGGTCTTCGATTTCGACGGGGTTCTGGTGGACGGAATGAGCGAGTACTGGTGGAGTGCCTGCCGGGCGGCCTGCGAATTGGATCCCGAGCTGGCGGTGAGCGAGCAGGCGCCACCCGCCTTCGTTCGCCTGCGGCCCCTGATCCACAAGGGCTGGGAGATGGTGCTGGTGGCCGCTGAGTTGGCTTGTCCCGGTTTCGATCTGGAGCTGGCCCTTGGCTCCTACGACCGCTGGTTGAGCGGGGCGCTGGCGCGCCGGGGCTGGGAGCCCGAGCGCTTGCAGGCGGCCCTGGAGCGGGTGCGCCGCTCGGCCATCGCCGCTGATCGCGGCGCCTGGCTGGCCCTGCACCGGCCGTTCCCTGGCCTGGCGGAGCGGCTGGGCGCCCTGGCGGCGGAAGGTGCCGACTGGCTCGTGCTCACCACCAAGGGGGCGGCCTTCGCCCGGGAGCTGCTGGAGGGCTTCGGGATGGAACCGCTGCAGGTGTTCGGCCATGAGCACGGCAGCAAGCCGGAGGTGCTGCTGCGCCTCTCCGCCAGCGGGCGTCCGCTCTGGTTCATCGAGGATCGCCGGCCCACGCTTGAGGCGGTGCGGGCCACCCCTGGCCTGGAGCGGGTGCGCTGCTTCCTGGTGTCCTGGGGGTACCTGGGGCCGGGTGATCGGCAGGACCTGCCGGAGGGGATCGCACTGCTGGAGCCGGAGCGACTGGCGGCCCCCTTGGCGGCCTGGCCCTGA
- a CDS encoding AAA family ATPase — MAPQRITDDLDRLLEVLPEGLQLALAEPARREQLLEVVLDLGRVPEARYPGRALTLGERPIERGDLAAVVERLGRFGGDNRAGIERTLHRISAIRNRGGEVVGLTCRVGRAVYGTVAMVRDLLDTGQSLLLMGRPGVGKTTALREIARVLADELERRVVVIDTSNEIAGDGDIPHPAIGRARRMQVARPELQHQVMIEAVENHMPEVIVIDEIGTELEAQAARTIAERGVMLVATAHGNELANLIKNPTLSDLVGGIQSVTLGDEEARRRGSQKSVLERCAEPTFPLAVEMHARSHWLVHREVARTVDLLLRGQPPRPQVRELAPDGRLRLVDLGGTPGLDPPPRPARSRPTSPPGPRPRPALVPVPMPAPFESAPLAYESAVRDPERGSAGPLRLFCCGLSEHLVDQAMRGQLYSVVRAEAVEHADAVLSIRQQLGRDPEVRRLAQLHGVPILVIKSDSLHQIQRAFERLLRHHPSQVLQSAPAAQFDDSHGAMEECRLAVEQVVLPQGRPVELLPRNDRVRSQQAELVGRYRLRWAEFGSGPTRRLRVFPA; from the coding sequence ATCGCGCCCCAGCGGATCACCGACGATCTGGATCGTCTGCTGGAGGTGCTGCCCGAGGGGCTGCAGCTGGCCCTGGCGGAGCCGGCCCGTCGGGAGCAGTTGCTGGAGGTGGTGCTCGATCTGGGCCGCGTGCCCGAAGCCCGTTATCCCGGCCGGGCGCTGACCCTGGGGGAGCGCCCGATCGAGCGCGGGGATCTGGCGGCTGTGGTGGAGCGGCTCGGCCGCTTCGGCGGCGACAACCGGGCCGGGATCGAGCGCACCCTGCACCGCATCAGCGCCATCCGCAACCGGGGCGGTGAGGTGGTGGGTCTCACCTGCCGGGTGGGTCGGGCGGTCTACGGCACCGTGGCCATGGTCAGGGATCTGCTGGACACAGGGCAGTCACTGCTGCTGATGGGGCGCCCCGGGGTGGGCAAGACCACGGCCCTGCGGGAGATCGCCCGGGTGCTGGCCGATGAGCTGGAGCGGCGGGTGGTGGTCATCGACACCAGCAATGAGATCGCCGGCGATGGCGACATTCCGCATCCCGCGATCGGGCGGGCCAGGCGCATGCAGGTGGCGCGGCCGGAGCTGCAGCACCAGGTGATGATCGAGGCGGTGGAGAACCACATGCCTGAGGTGATCGTGATCGATGAGATCGGCACCGAACTCGAGGCCCAGGCCGCCCGCACGATCGCCGAACGGGGCGTGATGCTGGTGGCCACGGCCCACGGCAACGAGCTGGCCAACCTGATCAAGAACCCCACCTTGAGCGATCTGGTGGGCGGCATCCAATCGGTCACCCTCGGGGATGAGGAGGCCCGTCGTCGGGGTTCGCAGAAATCCGTGCTGGAGCGCTGCGCCGAGCCCACCTTCCCCCTGGCGGTGGAGATGCATGCCCGCAGCCACTGGCTGGTGCACCGGGAGGTGGCCCGCACCGTGGATCTCCTGTTGCGGGGACAGCCCCCTCGGCCCCAGGTGCGCGAACTGGCCCCCGATGGGCGGCTGCGGCTGGTGGATCTCGGCGGGACTCCCGGGCTCGATCCACCCCCTCGCCCGGCGCGATCGCGCCCGACCAGTCCGCCAGGGCCCCGACCCCGCCCTGCCCTGGTGCCGGTGCCCATGCCGGCTCCGTTCGAGTCCGCTCCCCTGGCCTACGAATCAGCCGTGCGAGATCCCGAGCGCGGGAGCGCTGGGCCCCTGCGGTTGTTCTGCTGCGGCCTGAGCGAACACCTGGTGGACCAGGCGATGCGCGGCCAGCTCTATTCGGTGGTCCGGGCAGAGGCGGTGGAGCACGCGGACGCGGTGCTGAGCATCCGTCAGCAGCTGGGGCGGGATCCCGAGGTGCGACGGCTGGCCCAGCTCCACGGCGTTCCGATCCTGGTGATCAAGTCCGACAGCCTGCACCAGATCCAGCGGGCCTTCGAGCGCCTCCTGCGCCACCACCCCAGCCAGGTGCTTCAGAGCGCCCCGGCGGCCCAGTTCGATGACAGCCACGGAGCGATGGAGGAATGCCGGCTGGCGGTGGAGCAGGTGGTGTTGCCCCAGGGCCGGCCGGTGGAGCTGCTGCCTCGCAACGATCGGGTGCGCAGCCAGCAGGCCGAACTGGTGGGCCGCTACCGCCTGCGCTGGGCGGAATTCGGCAGCGGCCCCACGCGGCGGTTGCGGGTGTTCCCGGCCTGA
- a CDS encoding LdpA C-terminal domain-containing domain, giving the protein MSNSLLPEQALAAGHWVKLICGASNQDLPAIEDLCGIYALAGVDCIDVAADGAVAAAARRGMAWAAERGAMQPWLMVSLSDGADPHFRKAWFDPERCPPECPRPCQRVCPALAIGERGAVLQQRCYGCGRCLPVCPLGLIEERNHQLAPEAVAPLLAELRPEAVEIHTRPGRGRAFTDRLAQVKASGLVFKRLAVSCGLEDLVGPGAPGALADELWGRFMALRALGFRPLWQLDGRPMSGDLGAGSAHAAVRLLRELRAIAPPGPLQLAGGTNATSLAQVRRQGLRPAVAGVAFGGVARRLLQPLLQRAQERGTGLLADRELVAEALAMARSLLDPWRTQDGANP; this is encoded by the coding sequence TTGAGCAACTCGTTGCTGCCTGAGCAGGCGCTGGCGGCCGGTCACTGGGTCAAATTGATCTGCGGAGCCAGCAACCAGGACCTGCCCGCGATCGAGGACCTCTGCGGCATCTATGCGCTGGCGGGGGTCGATTGCATCGATGTGGCCGCCGATGGGGCCGTGGCGGCGGCCGCCCGACGGGGGATGGCCTGGGCGGCTGAGCGGGGCGCCATGCAGCCCTGGTTGATGGTGAGCCTCAGCGATGGGGCCGATCCCCATTTCCGCAAGGCCTGGTTCGATCCGGAGCGCTGCCCGCCGGAGTGCCCAAGGCCCTGCCAGCGGGTTTGCCCGGCCCTGGCCATCGGTGAGCGTGGCGCTGTGCTGCAGCAGCGCTGCTATGGCTGTGGCCGTTGCCTGCCGGTTTGTCCCCTTGGCCTGATCGAGGAACGAAACCACCAGTTGGCTCCCGAAGCGGTGGCGCCCTTGCTGGCGGAGCTGCGGCCGGAGGCCGTGGAGATCCACACCCGCCCCGGTCGGGGGCGGGCCTTCACTGATCGTCTGGCCCAGGTCAAGGCCTCCGGCCTTGTGTTCAAGCGGCTGGCGGTGAGCTGTGGCCTGGAGGATCTGGTGGGGCCGGGGGCGCCCGGGGCCCTCGCTGATGAACTCTGGGGCCGGTTCATGGCGCTGCGTGCCCTTGGCTTCCGTCCCCTCTGGCAGCTGGATGGGCGGCCGATGAGCGGCGATCTGGGGGCCGGCAGCGCCCATGCCGCCGTCAGGCTGTTGCGGGAACTGCGGGCGATCGCCCCCCCCGGTCCGCTTCAGCTGGCCGGTGGCACCAACGCCACCAGCCTGGCTCAGGTGCGGCGCCAGGGGTTGCGCCCCGCGGTGGCCGGCGTGGCCTTCGGGGGGGTGGCCCGCCGCCTGCTCCAACCGCTGTTGCAGCGCGCCCAGGAACGGGGAACGGGACTGCTGGCCGATCGGGAGCTGGTGGCGGAAGCCCTGGCCATGGCTCGCTCGCTGCTCGATCCCTGGCGGACCCAGGATGGAGCGAATCCCTGA
- the ndhN gene encoding NAD(P)H-quinone oxidoreductase subunit N, which produces MPLLLSGRGFRQELERFGALAVHAPLEGGAETRLLRRLRAAGYRAQITSARGLGDPQAYLLELHGIRPPHLGHHSVGKGAAVGEVQRVMPQLGALLEGEAPIVLWLLEGQVLSNAELRSLIQLTRTVPGLHMVVEMGGARSLRWQPLEQLVAA; this is translated from the coding sequence ATGCCCCTGTTGCTTTCAGGCCGCGGATTTCGCCAGGAGTTGGAGCGTTTTGGAGCCCTGGCGGTCCATGCACCCCTCGAAGGCGGTGCCGAAACGCGCCTGTTGCGTCGGCTGCGGGCGGCGGGCTACCGGGCCCAGATCACCTCGGCCCGGGGGCTCGGTGATCCCCAGGCCTACCTCCTGGAACTGCACGGCATCCGTCCCCCCCATCTCGGTCACCACAGCGTTGGCAAGGGGGCCGCGGTGGGCGAGGTGCAGAGGGTGATGCCCCAGCTCGGTGCCCTGCTGGAAGGTGAGGCCCCGATCGTGCTCTGGCTTCTGGAAGGTCAGGTGCTCTCCAACGCTGAACTGCGTTCCCTGATCCAGCTGACCCGCACGGTGCCTGGCCTGCACATGGTGGTGGAAATGGGGGGTGCCCGCAGCCTGCGCTGGCAGCCCCTTGAGCAACTCGTTGCTGCCTGA
- the rplC gene encoding 50S ribosomal protein L3, translated as MSIGILGKKLGMSQFFDDAGRSIPVTVIEAGPCRITQLKSTGTDGYVAVQVGFGDIREKLVNQPARGHLAKSGSEPLRHLREYRVDSVDGLELGSSITVAAFEAGQKIDVSGDTMGRGFTGLQKRHGFSRGPMSHGSKNHREPGSIGAGTTPGRVYPGKRMAGRYGGKQITTRGLTILKVDTERNLLVVKGSVPGKPGSLLNISPAKRVGTKPANGGK; from the coding sequence ATGTCCATCGGCATCCTCGGGAAGAAATTGGGCATGTCCCAATTCTTCGACGATGCAGGCAGATCCATCCCGGTCACCGTGATCGAGGCGGGTCCCTGCCGCATCACCCAACTCAAGAGCACCGGCACCGACGGCTACGTCGCCGTGCAGGTCGGCTTTGGCGACATCCGCGAAAAGCTGGTGAACCAGCCTGCCAGGGGCCACCTGGCCAAATCCGGCAGCGAGCCCCTGCGCCATCTGCGCGAATACCGCGTCGACAGCGTCGATGGCCTGGAGCTGGGCTCCTCCATCACCGTCGCCGCGTTTGAAGCCGGCCAGAAGATCGATGTCAGCGGCGACACCATGGGCCGCGGCTTCACCGGTCTGCAGAAGCGCCACGGCTTCAGCCGTGGCCCCATGAGCCACGGTTCAAAGAACCACCGCGAGCCTGGTTCGATCGGCGCCGGCACCACGCCCGGCCGGGTCTACCCCGGCAAGCGCATGGCGGGCCGCTACGGCGGCAAGCAGATCACCACCCGAGGTCTGACGATCCTGAAGGTGGACACCGAGCGCAACCTGCTGGTGGTCAAAGGCTCGGTGCCCGGCAAGCCCGGCAGCCTGCTGAACATCTCCCCCGCCAAGCGGGTGGGTACCAAGCCTGCCAACGGAGGGAAGTGA
- the rplD gene encoding 50S ribosomal protein L4 — translation MADIQIRDWQGKEAGKASLELRVAKESSANALVHRAVVRQLAHARQGTASTLTRSEVRGGGRKPYKQKGTGRARQGSIRTPLRPGGGVTFGPKPRTYTKAMNRKERRLALRTALVSRLENLVVVKGFAADLETPKTKEITAALQRLGIAEGSKVLLVLDGASEVVRRSVRNLETVKLIAADQLNVFDLLHANTLVVSEEALAKIQEVYGDD, via the coding sequence ATGGCTGACATTCAGATTCGCGACTGGCAGGGCAAGGAGGCCGGCAAGGCCAGCCTTGAGCTCCGGGTCGCCAAGGAATCGAGCGCCAACGCTCTGGTGCACCGCGCCGTCGTTCGCCAGCTGGCCCATGCCCGCCAGGGCACGGCCAGCACCCTCACCCGCTCCGAAGTGCGTGGTGGTGGCCGCAAGCCCTACAAGCAGAAAGGCACGGGCCGGGCCCGCCAGGGTTCGATCCGCACCCCCCTGCGCCCCGGTGGTGGCGTGACCTTCGGGCCCAAGCCCCGCACCTACACCAAGGCGATGAACCGCAAGGAGCGTCGCCTCGCCCTGCGCACCGCCCTGGTGAGCCGCCTCGAGAATCTCGTGGTGGTCAAAGGCTTCGCCGCAGACCTCGAAACCCCCAAAACCAAGGAGATCACCGCTGCCCTGCAGCGTCTCGGCATCGCCGAGGGCTCCAAGGTGTTGCTGGTGCTCGATGGCGCCAGCGAGGTGGTGCGCCGTTCGGTGCGCAACCTCGAAACCGTCAAGTTGATCGCCGCCGATCAGCTCAACGTGTTCGATCTGCTCCACGCCAACACCTTGGTGGTGAGCGAAGAAGCCCTCGCAAAGATTCAGGAGGTCTACGGCGATGACTGA
- a CDS encoding 50S ribosomal protein L23, with the protein MTERFAGRLADVIRRPLITEKATRALEQNQYTFEVDHRAAKPDIKAAVEQLFDVRVIGISTMNPPRRARRVGRFAGKRAQVKKAVVRLAEGNAIQLFPES; encoded by the coding sequence ATGACTGAGCGTTTCGCAGGTCGGCTCGCGGATGTCATCCGCCGGCCGCTGATCACCGAGAAGGCCACCCGCGCCCTCGAGCAGAACCAGTACACCTTCGAGGTGGATCACCGGGCCGCCAAACCCGACATCAAGGCCGCCGTCGAACAGCTGTTCGACGTGCGTGTCATCGGCATCAGCACCATGAACCCTCCCCGGCGCGCGCGCCGGGTGGGCCGTTTCGCCGGCAAGCGTGCCCAGGTGAAAAAGGCGGTGGTGCGCCTGGCCGAAGGCAACGCCATCCAGCTTTTCCCTGAGTCCTGA
- the rplB gene encoding 50S ribosomal protein L2 codes for MAIRKYRPYTPGTRTRVASDFSEVTERKPERSLVEAKHRRKGRNNRGVITCRHRGGGHKRLYRMVDFRRDKHGVAAKVAAIHYDPHRNARLALLFYVDGEKRYILAPAGVELGQQVISGPEAPIETGNALPLSAIPLGSSVHNVELYAGRGGQMVRTAGASAQVMAKEGDYVALKLPSTEVRLVRRECYATLGEVGNAEVRNTSLGKAGRKRWLGRRPQVRGSVMNPCDHPHGGGEGRAPIGRSGPVTPWGKPALGLKTRKRNKPSNRFVLRKRRRTSKRSRGGRDS; via the coding sequence ATGGCAATCCGTAAGTACCGCCCCTACACCCCCGGCACCCGCACCCGGGTGGCGAGCGACTTCAGTGAAGTCACCGAGCGCAAGCCCGAGCGCAGCCTTGTTGAGGCCAAGCACCGGCGCAAGGGCCGCAACAACCGCGGCGTGATCACCTGCCGCCACCGCGGCGGCGGCCACAAGCGCCTATACCGCATGGTCGACTTCCGCCGTGACAAGCACGGCGTGGCCGCCAAAGTGGCGGCTATTCACTACGACCCGCACCGCAACGCGCGCCTGGCGCTGCTCTTCTACGTCGATGGCGAGAAGCGGTACATCCTGGCCCCCGCAGGGGTTGAGCTTGGCCAGCAGGTGATTTCCGGGCCCGAGGCCCCGATCGAAACCGGCAACGCCCTGCCCCTCTCGGCGATCCCCCTGGGCTCCAGCGTCCACAACGTCGAGCTCTATGCCGGCCGCGGTGGACAGATGGTGCGCACCGCCGGAGCCAGTGCCCAGGTGATGGCCAAAGAAGGCGACTATGTCGCCCTCAAGCTGCCCTCCACCGAAGTGCGTCTGGTGCGCCGGGAGTGCTACGCCACCCTCGGCGAAGTCGGCAACGCCGAAGTGCGCAACACCAGCCTCGGCAAGGCCGGCCGCAAGCGCTGGCTCGGCCGTCGCCCCCAGGTGCGCGGCAGCGTCATGAACCCCTGCGACCACCCCCACGGTGGTGGCGAGGGTCGGGCACCGATCGGCCGCTCCGGTCCGGTCACCCCCTGGGGCAAACCCGCCCTGGGCCTCAAGACCCGCAAACGCAACAAACCCAGCAACCGGTTCGTGCTCCGGAAGCGTCGCCGCACCTCCAAGCGGAGCCGTGGCGGACGGGATTCCTGA
- the rpsS gene encoding 30S ribosomal protein S19: MGRSLKKGPFVADSLLRKVEAQNTAGDKGVIKTWSRASTILPMMIGHTIAVHNGKAHVPVYVTEQMVGHKLGEFAPTRTFRGHIKDKKGAR, translated from the coding sequence ATGGGACGTTCACTCAAAAAAGGTCCGTTTGTGGCCGACAGCCTGCTCCGCAAGGTCGAGGCCCAGAACACCGCCGGTGACAAGGGTGTGATCAAGACCTGGTCACGCGCTTCCACCATCCTGCCGATGATGATCGGCCACACCATTGCCGTTCACAACGGCAAAGCCCATGTTCCCGTCTACGTGACGGAGCAGATGGTGGGTCACAAGCTTGGGGAGTTCGCCCCCACGCGCACCTTCCGGGGCCACATCAAGGACAAGAAAGGTGCCCGTTAA
- the rplV gene encoding 50S ribosomal protein L22, with product MANSTPTTQALAHGRYIRGSVSKVRRVLDQIRGRSYREALILLEFMPYRSTGPITKVLRSAVANAEHNLGLDPASLVVSQATADMGPSLKRFRPRAQGRAYAIKKQTCHISIAVAATTA from the coding sequence ATGGCCAATTCCACCCCCACCACCCAAGCCCTTGCCCACGGCCGCTACATCCGCGGATCCGTATCCAAGGTGCGTCGTGTGCTCGATCAGATCCGTGGCCGGTCCTACCGGGAAGCGCTGATCCTGCTTGAGTTCATGCCCTACCGCTCCACGGGCCCCATCACCAAGGTGTTGCGGTCCGCCGTGGCGAATGCGGAGCACAACCTGGGGCTCGACCCCGCCAGCCTGGTGGTGAGCCAGGCCACGGCGGACATGGGCCCCTCCCTGAAGCGGTTCCGGCCGCGCGCCCAGGGCCGTGCCTACGCGATCAAGAAACAAACCTGCCACATCAGCATTGCTGTGGCAGCCACCACCGCCTGA
- the rpsC gene encoding 30S ribosomal protein S3, whose protein sequence is MGHKIHPTGLRLGITQDHRSRWYAPSKTYPILLQEDDRIRTFIHKKYASAGISDVLIARKADQLEVELKTARPGVLVGRQGSGIEDLRAGIQKTIGDTHRQVRINVVEVERVDADAYLLAEYIAQQLEKRVAFRRVLRMTVQRAQRAGVLGLKIQVSGRLNGAEIARTEWTREGRVPLHTLRADIDYATKVATTTYGVLGIKVWVFKGEILPGQQEQLPVGAGPKRRASRRPQQFEDRSNEE, encoded by the coding sequence ATGGGACACAAGATCCATCCAACCGGCCTGCGCCTGGGGATCACCCAGGACCACCGCTCCCGTTGGTACGCCCCCAGCAAGACCTATCCGATCCTTCTTCAGGAGGACGACCGGATTCGCACCTTCATCCACAAGAAGTACGCCAGCGCCGGCATCAGCGATGTGCTGATCGCCCGTAAGGCCGACCAACTCGAGGTCGAACTCAAGACGGCACGCCCCGGCGTACTGGTGGGCCGCCAGGGCAGCGGCATCGAAGACCTGCGCGCCGGCATCCAGAAAACCATCGGCGATACCCACCGTCAGGTGCGCATCAACGTGGTGGAAGTGGAGCGGGTCGACGCCGACGCCTACCTGCTGGCCGAATACATCGCCCAGCAGCTGGAGAAGCGCGTGGCCTTCCGCCGTGTGCTGCGCATGACCGTTCAGCGCGCCCAGCGGGCTGGGGTCCTGGGGCTGAAGATCCAGGTGAGCGGCCGCCTCAACGGGGCTGAGATCGCCCGTACGGAATGGACTCGCGAAGGCCGTGTGCCCCTGCACACCCTCCGCGCCGACATCGACTACGCCACCAAGGTGGCCACCACCACCTACGGGGTGCTGGGCATCAAGGTTTGGGTCTTCAAAGGTGAAATCCTCCCCGGGCAGCAGGAACAACTGCCCGTGGGTGCCGGTCCCAAGCGCAGGGCCAGCCGGCGGCCCCAACAGTTCGAAGACCGCTCCAACGAGGAGTGA
- the rplP gene encoding 50S ribosomal protein L16, with the protein MLSPKRVKFRKQQRGRMCGVATRGNTVAFGQFALQAQECGWITSRQIEASRRAMSRSVKRGGKIWIRIFPDKPVTMRAAETRMGSGKGNPEFWVAVIKPGRILFEMGGPEITETIAREAMRLAQYKLPIKTKFLTLADQEAETTSVPVQPVEA; encoded by the coding sequence ATGCTGAGTCCAAAACGCGTCAAATTCCGCAAACAGCAACGGGGCCGCATGTGCGGCGTCGCCACCCGAGGCAACACCGTTGCCTTCGGTCAGTTTGCCCTTCAAGCCCAGGAGTGCGGGTGGATCACCTCCCGCCAGATCGAGGCCAGCCGGCGTGCCATGAGCCGCAGCGTCAAACGGGGCGGAAAGATCTGGATCCGGATCTTCCCCGACAAGCCCGTGACCATGCGCGCTGCCGAAACCCGCATGGGTTCCGGTAAGGGCAACCCGGAGTTCTGGGTGGCCGTGATCAAACCGGGGCGCATTCTCTTTGAGATGGGCGGTCCCGAGATCACCGAAACGATTGCCCGGGAGGCCATGCGCCTGGCGCAGTACAAACTGCCGATCAAGACCAAGTTTCTGACCCTGGCCGACCAGGAGGCGGAAACCACCTCGGTCCCCGTTCAACCCGTGGAGGCCTGA
- the rpmC gene encoding 50S ribosomal protein L29 translates to MARPDIADLRKLSDGELNEQIDGTRRELFDLRFQQATRRLEQPHRFKLARIKLAQLQTVQAERKRSTVST, encoded by the coding sequence ATGGCACGCCCCGACATCGCCGACCTGCGCAAACTCAGCGACGGCGAACTCAACGAGCAGATCGACGGCACCCGCCGCGAACTGTTCGACCTGCGCTTCCAGCAGGCCACCCGCCGACTGGAGCAACCCCACCGTTTCAAGCTGGCCCGCATCAAGCTGGCCCAGCTTCAGACGGTGCAGGCGGAGCGCAAGCGCTCCACCGTCTCCACCTGA
- the rpsQ gene encoding 30S ribosomal protein S17 — MALKERVGTVVSDKMDKTVVVAVENRFPHPIYQKTVSRTTRYKAHDEANACRVGDRVRITETRPLSRTKRWTVAEVLTPNGAS, encoded by the coding sequence ATGGCACTCAAGGAAAGGGTCGGCACCGTCGTCAGCGACAAGATGGACAAAACGGTGGTGGTGGCGGTGGAAAACCGCTTCCCCCACCCCATCTACCAAAAGACCGTCAGCCGCACCACCCGCTACAAGGCCCACGATGAAGCCAACGCCTGCCGCGTCGGCGATCGGGTTCGGATCACCGAAACCCGACCGCTCAGCCGCACCAAGCGCTGGACCGTGGCCGAAGTTCTTACCCCCAACGGCGCCAGCTGA
- the rplN gene encoding 50S ribosomal protein L14: MIQQETYLNVADNSGAKRIQCIRVLGTNRRYAHVGDVIVAAVKDAMPNMGVKKSDVVKAVVVRTRATLRRDTGNSIRFDDNAAVILGNDNNPKGTRVFGPVARELRERNFTKIVSLAPEVI; the protein is encoded by the coding sequence ATGATTCAGCAGGAAACCTACCTAAACGTCGCTGACAACAGTGGCGCCAAGCGCATTCAGTGCATCCGGGTGCTCGGCACCAACCGTCGCTACGCCCACGTGGGCGATGTGATTGTGGCCGCCGTCAAAGACGCCATGCCCAACATGGGCGTCAAGAAATCGGATGTAGTGAAAGCAGTGGTGGTGCGCACCAGGGCCACCCTCCGTCGTGACACGGGCAATTCGATCCGCTTCGACGACAACGCCGCGGTGATCCTCGGCAACGACAACAACCCCAAGGGCACCCGCGTCTTCGGTCCCGTCGCCCGCGAACTGCGGGAGCGGAACTTCACCAAGATCGTGTCCCTCGCTCCGGAGGTGATCTGA